The window AACATATTCTACTTTACTAAAATGAATTCCCATCTTGCAACTATGAACAAGAAAAttgtacttaaaataatattaaaagacaaaatctCATTATTTAGTATTAGATTAATAGTCTATAATTCCAATCTTAAAAATATCTACAGCTATAACCTCTCCAACTTGTTAATTCCCAAAGAGATTAATAAAAGATGTGATTAACATCTAAACTTAGAGCAGACTGTCATTTGGAAAAAACTATGTTAACAATAACTACACTCTAGTCAAATAGATCAACCCATCACCCTTTATGGTTCTGACTAAGGTTAATGAGCACAATTTATCATCAATTTTCTAGTAACACTGAAAAAGTGAATTGAACAAAAAGACTACTTTTTTCCTAacactttataaaaatagaataaagactgGAGTTGTCTTCCTTGGAACCTGCATAGTATTTGCAAATGtaaatgtcattaaatatttgtgaaataaacaaacaacaataaaaaataagcgCCCACTGCACTACCACCATTCAACTCCTTTTTATGTGCCAGGTAATAAGTATTTCAAATCTTACATTATAAAATGGAATGCactcaaactatttttaaatttctactaataaaacactgaaatttCTACTAATTATTCACTAAGAAACTTAAATTTAACAGAATTTAGAGTTGGATTTTCGTAAACCGGTAACTTTGGCTAATGATTTTCTGCAGCTGTAggacctttctcattttttttttcatgaaataagaaaatatacagaaatgcaaGTTATTAAGTTTCTTTGTAATAAATAACACATGTACACTACACTTGCTCATAACAACCTTTATTTGTCTCatgaagttactttttaaaaaagctagaAATTTGAGAGGATGAGGctgaaaaaaggaatgaaataattataaacgTTCTTCTACTTCAAAAATGGTCTGACATCTGAGCCAGAAGACTCTCTGCATCTATCAGTGACTTCCTCTTCATGTGTCATAAAAAGAGTTCAACGTGCTTTACAAAATCCATTACATTTTAAGACCATTTCCAATATCTTCTACCATAAATCAAGAAATCCATTTATTCAAGGTTACTTATGAAGAATTAATCACACAGAAAATTTTAAcaacttctttttcaaaaattaaagtaCTTTACTGTAGTTGGCATTCCTATACATAATGATGTGGATTCAAAGACTGAAAGCATTAAAAGcatataattaaaattcaagGACTCAGACACTAAAAAAATTTTCTGACACACAGAATTCTCTGGAACAAATAttccagaaaaataagaatataaacacAATATGATATCCTCTGGACTTGTCCTCTCCTTAAGTGGTTGGCATTACATAAACATAGAAAGTTATTTCAAAAAACTTGTATGTACTTGATATCACCTCAAAAATATGTAATCAAAAGATCTGAAAAGATTAGACCAAGAGGTCTATGGGAATGATGCATAAGCAACAAAAACTCATGAATTTCTCTATTCCTAATGATTTCTAAAAACTAACTTCCTAATTTCAAGAGCAAATTtacacaaaggagaaaaataaacagtcAGCTATACAACCTTTACAGTCTTTATTGACAGGGTATATGAAGCCAAAATTCAGTCATCAATATACAGCCTCGTTTCCCATCTAAAGCTaatgagaatatattttactttaaatgggACATAGAGGCAAATTGCCAAGAACTAAAATATAACCCTAAAGTCTTAATTTCACACTTTGAATATCAAAAAAAGCAATAATTCCCCAAATCATGAAAACATGATGAAGTagctacttagaaaaaaatggacatttaagtcatttctttcttaatattataTAGTGAAAACAGATGTATTTATAACTTTAGCCTTCAAATAGCATACTTCATAAAgtcattattcatttaaaatagacAAATGTTTACAAAGAACATTTAACTTAAATTTCATAGTTGCTTATAAAATGGTACTTGAAAGATTGACCTGTATAAGGAAATAAGAATCTTGTCAAGAGAGATgataaactataaatataaaatatatcacagTGTTAAAAACCTCATAGTGCTCCAcaggaaaatcaataaagataACTTAATCTTTCTAGGGAAAAGAATATTTAGcattacaaatttaaaatgtaaattttacatatgaattcAATAAGGAATACATTTAAACCTTGCATTGCCACAGAGTCATCTATTGtgtggaaaacaataaaaatgatgtaCTTTTTCAATATGTGTACATCAAAACCAAAaggttaatttttactttttcctttattgGCAACTTTGGATGAATTTTTAGGCTTTGGTTCCCAAAGGGCATTTTTCACAAATCTTGAAGCTGCACCTTTGTCCAGCTTGCCGGCCTTTTTCTTGTCTGTTATTTCCTTGACTCTGTTCATGTATACTCTGATTCTTtccttaaagattaaaaaaaaaaaaaaaaagcaacagatttACTAAGCCGTTCACCACCACTAAGTTTTATTATACTATACCTCAGTTAAATTCAACAGATAGATATTTATTGCCTATTGAGTGGTGCTAGTGAACAGGATAAACATGCTCCATGCTCTCCTGGAGCTCATAGTCTGGGGGGAATAGacattaaaaagtcatttcaGAAGTGTTTGGAGTATTTCAAAAGAGGAAGAACAATACTAAGACATCACTACACAGATAAACACTGAATTGTTTACATGtggttatacattttttattttaacattaaccTAAGTCCACATAGTTAACTCTTCTGTATCTGAAGTCGATAATCTAAACTAGAGCTTTCGTATACTTGTATGCAACATACAAATTAAACTCTTGGAATTTTTCTAAACAGGAAATGGAAGTAGTAGcacttaactattttttaaattttaccttctAGTATCacaattaaaataagcaaaatgaaaatacaaaatttttttttgaacttcaTAGTTTTGATCGATAAGCACATGATACTTTCTAATGAAATATACAGTTCTAATCAGCCTTTGGGTGAGAAACATAATAGGTTGCCATACCACTTCAAATCTTCTGAGACCATTAATCAAAATAAAGGGCTTTTTTATACTTTGACTAGAGAAATAAAAGGGATGAGAGCCATAAAATAGCATAGTAAATGATTGATCACTGACAAAAGCAAGtttcattaaaataatcaaaatagttacagaaaaatacacagaaaaatgcaGACCCATAGAACTTAATTGTGAAAGGCTGACAGCTCTGCTCAAAATCCACTCATGGCTTTCTACTTCCCTTAGAGTAAAAGCCCGAGTCCTTCCAACACAACctccccccctacccccaccagcCTTGCTTGGAATGATCTTCCTCAAATATCTCCACAGCCACTCCCTCTTTCCCTGCCAGTTGGCTCAAACGTTAACCTTGTTCATAGGTCCTGCCTTTACCACTTAAAATGGCAATCCTACTCAAGCACTCCAACCCCTCTCATCCTAtgctatttttttcccataacaTATAACTTTCTAACATACTATACatctatatacatttattatttgtttatgttaATTGCTTGTCTCCCTCCACTAGGTAGCCTGGCATCTGCCACAAGGGCAGCAGTATTTATCAGCTTTATTCACAGAGGAATCATCTCACTTGGATATAATGCCCAGCTTCTAATAGGCATTCAATTATTTGTcgaataaataaactattttcaaTGCCTTTCCCCACtcataatatatatgataaatagaTTTCCTCTCACACAGTAACTCTGTGATCAATTAGTGATGTCTGTCAAGGTCAGAAAAGGGGAATAGGTTTATATGTGCTTTTTATGTGCCAACCATAATCCAGAATACGAATGTACTCCTCTATAAAGTGGGTTCTGACACAGAAAAAAGACAGATGATGATTTTATCCATTTCCAATGACAGAATCAAGTGTTAAGAAACTCCAAATAACTTtgtattaaaggaaaaatgagaaacttTATAAATGTAAAGTCCATATTAGAAAGTTTAAAACAGATGATACAGGGCACACTTCTTAAGGTTTTAAAGTCAGTATCACTGGTCAATCAAGATCTGTGCCTCatgttgttttacatttttgcttgaagtattttttacaatttctgtatttaaaaataaatttgttttcccCCAAGagctttcaaagaagaaaatgccttaatccatatatttataaaactggtttactcatttttttgtaaataaatgaccaaatattctactaaatttaaataacataCATATCAGCCACCATAAGACTTGAGAACACTACTACAATGTCAAGCATATTTCACATATTTACCTTATATCTTATAAACAAAGaatttattaatattcttattcATAAGGCCAAGTCAAGAAGGTAACCATAAGttagatttctaattttttccttcatattgAATGATTTAACTTTTGAAGTCAGCAAAAACTCCAAGATACTAGACCTTATATACTGTACTTATACATCTAAATGGAATACAAAGACAAACCTAGAAGATTTATTACAGGTTGTAAATATGTCACTAATGCAGAATTACTGGACAGTACACATACAACTGGTGCCAAAAAAGCTTTTAGCTTTGTTGCTGAACTGGATTCTTTACTGCTGAGAAAATGAATTAATGGAAGAATTGAAAAGGTGGGGGAGAAACTTTCCCGTCTTTGCTAGTAAATCAACTAGAATATACTTTTAAGAATTgtgtaagagtttttttttttaaaaaaaaaggcagttgtaGGGATGAACAGGATTTCaagaatttatagaaaaaataatatggaagttATAAATAATTACTTGAATTGTAACATTTTCCCATCCAgagatttatataatatatggAACACCATTTCTctgacaaaggaaaagaaaaactaaagacatGATGAAATCTGGCTCACTTTCCTAATTTGGACTCTAAATAATGCTGTTCTCCATAACTAGTATGATAAAGGTACTGTGACTCTGACTTCAGGAATACCACAACAAACAGATagtcaaataaaaagaaatccactgCAATCTTACCAATTCCTGCTTTACTGGATGTTCCTTAGGATTAACTCCCTGAGTTGCCAAATAAACTACAAGACAAAGATTTCATGGAATAAAATGGCATATATATTAATTGAGAGCATTAAATAAAGAAACTCtagttataaaaaaagaaatatcaccaaaaaaatgatttcttaaatctTAAATTATTCAACTTCTGTGtaatattaaatgtttatgtGGCTCATGGACATCTGGTATTctcacttaaaagaaataaataactattaaaattgCCATAATGTATAACTAAATATAAATtgctagcatttaaaaaataaattacctttgACACAATAAATAATATGCTTTCTAATTAACTCCAAATGAACATACATACCCCAAAACATTGAATTCAATGTGTAAGCAGAAACTAAATCCACTTTGGCTTGTTCAAGAGGGTCcaactatttaaaaaagagagagagagagagagagagagagagaaagaaaatacacacaaactTTGAGCACCAtcacattattttaaactttaccaATACATCAAAGAGACGTTTCTTTCACGTCCTAAAATCCAATAACCAAGTGATGTTGAAATAATTTGCAAAAAGAAGTAGTTTTGTTAACGGGTGAATTTTGCCCACAAATTTTCACTTCAGGGTATCATCTTTAGTTAGACAAGGAATGTGTATAACCCAAGAAAAATtctcttcaattattttaatttcaggagTTACGATCTGGGCTTTGTATGTCAAAAGTAATTTATCAATATAAACATTGTACATGATGCATTTATGTATAAGAGGCAGGCTAAAATGCTTAGGCAATACCAAAGACAGAAGAAACATAATGAGATTTGTTTTAGACTGTCAAAGTCAATTTACTCTTTTTGTCCTATAGGGTTTCCAGAAACCCTGATAACATCATTGTAATATTTAGAAGGTCAAAGATAGAATCCGTCAAAAAGAATGTTGTGAGTGCTCCTTTTTTCTCAAAAACCAGTCAAAATATAGTTagagttgtttgtttttcacCCCCTAAAAATACCCActtataaaattgaaattaaggGGGAAAGGAGCGTATGTCATTAAACTATGTCTTCTTCTGTATATTTTCATAACACAGCACTGTTTTacaaattacatttttagaaactgcatttttaaaataccttctgCAACAACTCATTTCTAGAAACAGACATCATGGTCTTCAGCATCTCATCCACAGCACCAATGGAATTCTCAAATGTTGATAAATACTCATGAATTTCTACTGGATAGTCTTCATTAATTTCTTCACTTGCCATTATTAaccaactggaaaaaaattaaattcttagaaTTTGTGGGAGACAGACTTCTCTTTAAgtttacaaaaacaaaatcaacaagttATAACATgtattaaaaagttataaaagagTTAAAACCTGAAGATAATTAAACAAATCTTAGAATATAATTCT is drawn from Canis lupus baileyi chromosome 11, mCanLup2.hap1, whole genome shotgun sequence and contains these coding sequences:
- the C1D gene encoding nuclear nucleic acid-binding protein C1D, with translation MASEEINEDYPVEIHEYLSTFENSIGAVDEMLKTMMSVSRNELLQKLDPLEQAKVDLVSAYTLNSMFWVYLATQGVNPKEHPVKQELERIRVYMNRVKEITDKKKAGKLDKGAASRFVKNALWEPKPKNSSKVANKGKSKN